In one Salipiger abyssi genomic region, the following are encoded:
- a CDS encoding alpha/beta fold hydrolase, giving the protein MADTAYLDGPNARLAYVHTPGDGPTVVFLSGYKSDMEGTKAVHLEAWAKARGRAYLRLDYSGHGQSGGAFEAGCIGDWAADAQAVIESATEGPLLLVGSSMGGWIGSLLTQRLAGRVAGFVGIAAAPDFTEDGFWAGFSEEERRKVMEEGVTYLPSAYGDPYAVTKRLIEDGRDNLVLRAPLPMPFPVRLMQGSADEAVTRETALRLFDHIDSPDLRLSFVKGADHRFSEPENLAMIEAAIAEIGG; this is encoded by the coding sequence ATGGCCGACACCGCCTATCTCGACGGGCCGAATGCCCGCCTCGCCTATGTCCACACGCCCGGTGACGGCCCGACCGTGGTGTTTCTCTCGGGCTACAAATCCGACATGGAGGGCACCAAGGCGGTGCATCTGGAGGCCTGGGCGAAGGCGCGCGGGCGGGCCTATCTGCGGCTGGATTATTCCGGCCACGGGCAATCGGGGGGCGCGTTCGAGGCCGGCTGCATCGGGGACTGGGCGGCGGATGCGCAGGCGGTGATCGAGTCGGCGACCGAAGGGCCGCTGCTGCTGGTGGGCTCTTCCATGGGCGGCTGGATCGGCAGTCTGCTGACGCAGCGGCTGGCCGGGCGCGTCGCGGGCTTTGTCGGCATCGCCGCGGCGCCGGATTTCACCGAGGACGGGTTCTGGGCCGGCTTCTCCGAAGAGGAGCGCCGAAAGGTGATGGAGGAGGGCGTGACCTATCTGCCCTCCGCCTATGGCGATCCCTATGCGGTGACCAAGCGGCTGATCGAGGACGGGCGCGACAACCTGGTGCTGCGCGCGCCGCTGCCGATGCCCTTCCCGGTGCGTCTGATGCAGGGCAGCGCGGACGAGGCTGTGACCCGCGAAACCGCGCTGCGGCTCTTCGATCATATCGACAGCCCGGATCTGCGGCTGAGCTTTGTGAAGGGCGCCGATCACCGCTTTTCCGAGCCGGAGAATCTGGCGATGATCGAGGCGGCGATTGCCGAGATCGGCGGCTGA
- a CDS encoding SLC13 family permease has product MQFIALSQTAQAWVTIATVVAMFVLFVRERYPTEVVAIGGVAVLLGLGVLPYDAALEVLSNPAPWTIAAMFIVMGALVRTGALDAFATFAQGEVARRPRRAIAVIMVVVLIASAFMNNTPVVVMMLPIFVQISQVLGVQPSKLLIPLSYAAILGGTTTLIGTSTNLLVDGVARSQGLEPFTIFEVTPLAIILVAWGMFYLVVAGRFLLPERHSMAGMLSDRSRMKFFTEAVIPPESNLIGREVLGVQLFKREGVRLVDVVRGDESLRRELQDVVLEVGDRVVLRTQMTELLSLQRNKSLKRVDQISARETTTVEVLITPGCKMVGRSLGALRLRRRYGVYPLAVHRRNQNIGRKLDDLVVRVGDTLLLEGSPEDIKRLADELELVDVSHPSARAFRRGHAPIAIGAMAGIVVLAALGVAPILALAVIAVAVVLLARCIDADEAFSFVEGQLLALIFAMLAIGAALDASGAVELIVKAVAPLMEVLPAPLLIWAVFLLTSVLTEAVSNNAVAVVVTPIAISLAQALGIDPRPLVVAVMVAASCSFATPIGYQTNTLVYGPGGYRFSDFLKVGVPLNLSVGVLSALVIPLIWPL; this is encoded by the coding sequence ATGCAGTTCATCGCATTGAGCCAGACCGCGCAGGCCTGGGTGACCATCGCGACCGTGGTCGCGATGTTCGTGCTATTCGTCCGCGAGCGCTATCCCACCGAAGTGGTGGCGATCGGCGGGGTGGCGGTGCTGCTCGGGCTGGGCGTGCTGCCCTATGATGCGGCGCTCGAGGTGCTGTCGAACCCGGCGCCCTGGACCATCGCGGCGATGTTCATCGTGATGGGGGCGCTGGTGCGGACCGGCGCGCTCGACGCCTTCGCCACCTTTGCCCAGGGCGAGGTGGCGCGGCGCCCGCGCCGGGCCATCGCGGTGATCATGGTGGTGGTGCTGATCGCCTCGGCCTTTATGAACAACACCCCCGTCGTGGTGATGATGCTGCCGATCTTCGTGCAGATTTCTCAGGTGCTGGGGGTGCAGCCCTCGAAGCTGCTGATCCCGCTCAGCTATGCGGCGATCCTCGGCGGCACCACAACGCTGATCGGCACCTCGACGAACCTGCTGGTCGACGGGGTGGCGCGCAGCCAGGGGCTGGAGCCCTTCACCATCTTCGAGGTCACGCCGCTGGCGATTATCCTGGTGGCCTGGGGGATGTTCTATCTGGTCGTGGCGGGGCGGTTCCTGCTGCCCGAACGGCATTCCATGGCGGGTATGCTGTCGGATCGCTCGCGGATGAAATTCTTCACCGAGGCGGTGATCCCGCCCGAGTCGAACCTTATCGGTCGCGAGGTTCTGGGGGTGCAGCTCTTCAAGCGCGAGGGGGTGCGTCTGGTCGATGTGGTCCGCGGCGACGAATCGCTGCGCCGCGAATTGCAGGACGTGGTGCTCGAGGTCGGCGACCGGGTTGTCCTGCGCACGCAGATGACCGAGCTGCTCAGCCTTCAGCGCAACAAGTCGCTGAAGCGGGTGGACCAGATCTCGGCGCGCGAGACCACCACGGTCGAGGTGCTGATCACGCCGGGCTGCAAGATGGTGGGCCGCAGCCTTGGCGCGCTGCGCCTGCGCCGGCGCTACGGGGTCTATCCGCTGGCGGTGCATCGGCGGAACCAGAATATCGGCCGCAAGCTCGACGATCTGGTGGTGCGCGTCGGCGACACGCTGCTGCTGGAGGGCTCGCCCGAGGACATAAAGCGCCTCGCCGACGAGCTCGAGCTGGTGGATGTCTCCCACCCCTCGGCGCGGGCCTTCCGGCGCGGACACGCGCCCATCGCCATCGGCGCCATGGCGGGGATCGTGGTGCTGGCGGCGCTCGGCGTGGCGCCGATCCTGGCGCTGGCGGTGATCGCCGTGGCGGTGGTGCTACTGGCGCGCTGCATCGACGCGGACGAGGCGTTTTCCTTTGTCGAGGGGCAGCTCTTGGCGCTGATCTTCGCCATGCTGGCCATCGGCGCGGCGCTCGACGCCTCTGGTGCCGTCGAACTGATCGTGAAAGCCGTGGCGCCGCTGATGGAGGTGCTGCCGGCGCCTCTGCTCATCTGGGCGGTGTTCCTGCTGACCTCGGTTCTGACCGAGGCGGTGAGCAACAATGCGGTGGCGGTGGTGGTCACGCCCATCGCGATCTCGCTGGCGCAGGCTCTGGGGATCGATCCGCGCCCGCTGGTTGTTGCGGTGATGGTGGCGGCCTCGTGCAGTTTCGCAACGCCCATCGGGTATCAGACGAACACACTGGTCTATGGCCCTGGCGGCTACCGGTTCTCGGATTTCCTGAAGGTCGGGGTGCCGCTGAACCTGAGCGTGGGGGTGCTGTCCGCGCTGGTGATCCCGCTGATCTGGCCTTTGTGA
- a CDS encoding glutamine amidotransferase, with protein MSRFLILQLRPETEASDDEFAAFLRKGGLSAAQVHRIHLDCEPLPEGLDPRDYAGVIVGGGPGCVSDPPERKSPEEARIEAACLSLMPAITGADVPFLGCCYGIGILAHHLGAEVSKARYGEPVGPVRCDKTEAGGRDPLLDGLPDGFDAFVGHKEAVQILPAGTVHLLRSAPCPFQMIRHGQNVYATQFHPEADAAGFETRIRIYRHKGYFDPSEADDLIAMCRASEVTWPERILRNFVQRYG; from the coding sequence ATGAGCCGCTTCCTGATCCTCCAGCTGCGCCCCGAGACCGAGGCCAGCGACGACGAATTCGCCGCCTTCCTGCGCAAGGGCGGGCTGAGCGCGGCGCAGGTGCACCGCATCCACCTCGATTGCGAGCCGCTGCCCGAAGGGCTCGACCCGCGCGACTATGCGGGCGTGATCGTCGGCGGCGGGCCCGGCTGCGTCTCGGACCCGCCGGAACGCAAATCCCCGGAGGAGGCGCGGATCGAGGCCGCCTGCCTGTCGCTGATGCCGGCGATCACCGGCGCGGATGTGCCCTTCCTTGGCTGCTGCTACGGCATCGGCATCCTCGCACACCATCTCGGCGCCGAGGTCAGCAAGGCGCGCTATGGCGAGCCGGTGGGGCCGGTGCGCTGCGACAAGACCGAGGCGGGCGGGCGCGATCCGCTGCTCGACGGGCTGCCCGACGGGTTCGACGCCTTTGTCGGGCACAAGGAGGCGGTGCAGATCCTGCCCGCCGGCACGGTGCATCTGCTGCGCTCGGCGCCCTGCCCGTTCCAGATGATCCGTCACGGGCAGAACGTCTATGCCACGCAGTTCCATCCCGAGGCCGACGCGGCGGGGTTCGAGACCCGCATCCGCATCTATCGGCACAAGGGCTATTTCGACCCGTCCGAGGCGGACGATCTGATCGCCATGTGCCGCGCCTCCGAGGTCACCTGGCCGGAGCGCATCCTGAGAAACTTCGTGCAGCGCTACGGCTGA
- a CDS encoding VOC family protein has product MEPRVSLITLGVRDMARATAFYEALGWVRAESPDGVIAFDLLGQTLGLYPLHALAEDIGVPVEELGHGALTLAHNLRSREEVETLLTRAEAAGARILKPAQEVFWGGYHGYFADPEGHIWEIAHNPFAPLREEDGAFRWNGYGEA; this is encoded by the coding sequence ATGGAGCCGAGAGTAAGCCTGATCACGCTGGGGGTGCGCGACATGGCGCGCGCGACGGCGTTCTACGAGGCGCTGGGATGGGTCCGCGCCGAAAGCCCCGACGGGGTGATTGCCTTCGATCTGCTGGGCCAGACGCTGGGGCTTTACCCGCTGCATGCGCTGGCCGAGGATATCGGCGTGCCGGTCGAAGAGCTCGGCCACGGCGCGCTGACGCTGGCGCATAATCTACGCAGCCGCGAGGAGGTGGAGACGCTGCTGACCCGCGCCGAGGCGGCGGGGGCGCGCATCCTGAAGCCGGCGCAGGAGGTGTTCTGGGGCGGCTATCACGGCTATTTCGCCGATCCCGAGGGCCATATCTGGGAGATTGCGCATAACCCGTTCGCGCCGCTGCGCGAGGAAGACGGGGCGTTTCGCTGGAACGGCTACGGCGAGGCTTAG
- a CDS encoding 2Fe-2S iron-sulfur cluster-binding protein, protein MAKITYIEHNGTEHVVDVPTGLTVMEGARDNGIPGIEADCGGACACSTCHVYVHPDWVGKLPGKEEMEEDMLDFAYEPDPERSRLTCQLKVSDALDGLVVQMPEKQI, encoded by the coding sequence ATGGCAAAGATCACTTACATCGAGCATAACGGCACGGAACATGTGGTAGATGTGCCCACGGGTCTCACCGTGATGGAAGGCGCCCGCGACAACGGCATTCCCGGCATCGAGGCCGATTGTGGCGGCGCCTGCGCCTGTTCGACCTGCCATGTCTATGTGCATCCCGACTGGGTGGGCAAGCTGCCCGGCAAGGAAGAGATGGAAGAGGACATGCTGGATTTCGCCTATGAGCCGGATCCCGAGCGCTCGCGCCTGACCTGCCAGCTCAAGGTGAGCGACGCGCTCGACGGTCTGGTCGTGCAGATGCCGGAGAAACAGATCTGA
- a CDS encoding helix-turn-helix domain-containing protein, whose translation MTHPVDVHVGKRIRHRRWLVGMTQQQLAEHVGIKFQQIQKYETGANRVSASRLWDIADALDVPVSFFFEGLENEHDATVEDAPAAPAAAMPADILGDKEALDLVRSYYAIPENQRRRLFELARVLSDVA comes from the coding sequence ATGACGCATCCCGTCGACGTCCATGTGGGCAAACGCATCCGCCACCGCCGATGGCTCGTGGGGATGACCCAGCAACAGCTTGCCGAACATGTCGGGATCAAGTTCCAGCAAATCCAGAAATACGAAACCGGCGCCAACCGCGTCAGCGCCTCCCGGCTCTGGGATATCGCCGATGCGCTCGACGTTCCGGTGAGCTTCTTCTTCGAAGGGCTCGAAAACGAGCATGACGCGACCGTCGAGGATGCGCCCGCCGCACCCGCCGCCGCGATGCCCGCCGATATCCTTGGCGACAAGGAGGCACTCGACCTGGTGCGCTCCTACTACGCGATCCCCGAAAACCAGCGCCGCCGCCTGTTCGAGCTGGCGCGGGTCCTCTCCGACGTCGCTTGA
- a CDS encoding TIGR00282 family metallophosphoesterase — translation MRLLFLGDVVGRAGRAAISDRLPGLREEWKLDFVVVNGENASNGAGLTGEHAKLLLAAGADVVTLGDHAFDQKDMLSFIESEPRVVRPVNFAKQAPGRGLGLFADRRGRKVLVTQVLGQVFMKRPFDDPFSAMDDVLRRHPLGGMAQAIIVDMHCEATSEKMAMGHFCDGRASFVVGTHTHVPTGDAQILPGGTGLLSDAGMCGDYDSVIGMDKVEPMRRFVTGMSKGRYQPALGEATLCGVFVETDDRTGKAITVKMVRQGGRLEQAGP, via the coding sequence ATGAGATTGTTATTTCTTGGAGATGTGGTGGGCCGCGCCGGGCGCGCCGCCATTTCGGACAGGCTGCCCGGGCTGCGCGAAGAGTGGAAGCTCGATTTCGTCGTGGTCAATGGAGAGAACGCCTCGAACGGTGCCGGACTGACCGGCGAGCATGCCAAGCTGCTGCTCGCGGCGGGGGCCGATGTGGTGACGCTTGGCGATCATGCCTTCGATCAGAAGGACATGCTCAGCTTTATCGAAAGCGAGCCAAGGGTGGTCCGCCCGGTGAACTTTGCCAAACAGGCGCCGGGGCGCGGGCTGGGGCTCTTTGCCGACCGGCGCGGGCGCAAGGTGCTGGTGACCCAGGTGCTGGGGCAGGTCTTTATGAAGCGCCCCTTCGACGACCCGTTCTCGGCCATGGACGATGTGCTGCGCCGTCACCCGCTGGGCGGCATGGCGCAGGCGATCATCGTTGACATGCATTGCGAGGCGACCTCGGAGAAGATGGCGATGGGCCATTTCTGCGACGGGCGCGCGAGCTTTGTCGTCGGCACCCATACCCATGTGCCCACCGGCGACGCGCAGATCCTGCCGGGGGGCACCGGGCTGCTCTCGGATGCGGGCATGTGCGGCGATTACGATTCGGTCATCGGCATGGACAAGGTCGAGCCGATGCGACGCTTTGTGACCGGCATGAGCAAGGGGCGCTATCAGCCGGCGCTGGGCGAGGCCACGCTCTGCGGCGTTTTCGTCGAGACCGACGACCGCACCGGCAAGGCGATCACCGTGAAGATGGTGCGCCAGGGCGGGCGGCTGGAGCAGGCGGGGCCCTGA
- a CDS encoding nuclear transport factor 2 family protein, with protein sequence MQGQHGEDYPAFLRAMAGTLWTERALDAGLAGICHPQLIHRQAQAMGFGAGAIRAEAVELLAALPDLAVRTEDAICSGAPRLGLLGSQRLLMQGSHDGAGAFGAPCGRRLRFRAMADIYAKDGRISEIWALRDSGAILRQLGLRVSDWARERAACLDPEDGPFHPGLDQPGPYTGQGNGNHWGMAFAALIERIMAAGFSEIPAQYDPAARLAYPGGVAAQGPGGAERFWFGLRAAFPDARFVIHHRIGREDRLLPPRAALRWSLTGRHSGWGAFGRPSGAEVHVMGISHAEFGPSGLRREWTLYDEAAVWMQIHAPRHAAPVARVVAAE encoded by the coding sequence ATGCAGGGACAGCACGGTGAGGACTACCCGGCGTTTCTGCGCGCCATGGCAGGGACGCTCTGGACCGAGCGGGCGCTCGATGCCGGGCTGGCAGGCATCTGCCATCCGCAGCTCATTCACCGGCAGGCACAGGCCATGGGCTTTGGCGCCGGCGCGATCCGCGCCGAGGCGGTGGAGCTGCTGGCGGCGCTGCCCGATCTCGCGGTGCGGACGGAGGATGCGATCTGCTCCGGTGCGCCGCGGCTCGGGCTGCTGGGATCGCAGCGGCTGCTGATGCAGGGCAGCCATGACGGTGCCGGCGCCTTCGGGGCGCCGTGCGGGCGGCGGCTGCGGTTTCGTGCCATGGCCGATATCTATGCCAAGGACGGGCGGATCAGCGAGATCTGGGCATTGCGCGACAGCGGCGCGATCCTGCGCCAGCTCGGACTGCGCGTCTCCGACTGGGCGCGCGAGCGCGCCGCCTGTCTGGATCCCGAGGACGGGCCGTTTCACCCGGGGCTGGATCAGCCCGGCCCCTATACCGGTCAGGGCAACGGCAATCACTGGGGCATGGCCTTTGCCGCGCTGATCGAGCGGATCATGGCGGCGGGGTTCTCCGAGATCCCGGCGCAATACGATCCGGCGGCGCGGCTGGCCTATCCCGGCGGCGTGGCGGCGCAGGGGCCGGGCGGGGCGGAGCGCTTCTGGTTCGGGCTGCGCGCGGCCTTTCCCGATGCGCGCTTCGTCATTCACCACCGCATCGGGCGCGAGGACCGGCTGCTGCCGCCGCGCGCCGCGCTGCGCTGGTCGCTGACCGGACGGCACAGCGGCTGGGGCGCGTTCGGGCGACCGAGCGGGGCGGAGGTGCATGTGATGGGGATCAGCCACGCGGAATTCGGCCCCTCCGGCCTGCGCCGGGAATGGACGCTCTATGACGAGGCGGCGGTCTGGATGCAGATTCACGCTCCGCGCCACGCCGCCCCGGTCGCGCGGGTCGTCGCGGCGGAGTAA
- a CDS encoding YebC/PmpR family DNA-binding transcriptional regulator, with translation MAGHSKWANIQHRKGRQDAVRAKLFSKFSKEITVAAKMGDPDPDKNPRLRLAIKEAKSQSMPKDNIERAIKKASGGEGDNYEEIRYEGYGPNGVAVIVEAMTDNRNRTASNVRSTFTKNGGNLGETGSVAFMFERKGEIVYPADAGDADTVMMAAIEAGAEDVESSEDGHVIYCADTDLNEVSNALEAELGESESTKLIWKPGTTTELDLDAMQTLMKLVDALEDDDDVQRVTTNFEASDEVMAQL, from the coding sequence ATGGCCGGCCATTCCAAATGGGCAAACATCCAGCACCGCAAGGGCCGTCAGGACGCGGTCCGGGCGAAGCTCTTCTCGAAATTCTCCAAGGAGATCACCGTCGCCGCCAAGATGGGCGACCCCGATCCCGACAAGAACCCGCGCCTGCGGCTTGCCATCAAGGAAGCCAAGAGCCAGTCCATGCCCAAGGACAATATCGAGCGCGCCATCAAGAAGGCGTCCGGCGGCGAGGGCGACAATTACGAAGAGATCCGCTATGAGGGCTATGGCCCCAATGGCGTGGCGGTGATCGTCGAGGCGATGACCGACAACCGCAACCGCACCGCCTCCAACGTGCGTTCGACCTTCACCAAGAACGGCGGCAATCTCGGCGAGACCGGCTCGGTGGCCTTCATGTTCGAGCGCAAGGGCGAGATCGTCTACCCGGCGGATGCCGGCGATGCCGACACCGTCATGATGGCGGCGATCGAGGCCGGTGCCGAGGATGTGGAAAGCTCCGAGGACGGCCATGTCATCTATTGCGCCGATACCGATCTGAACGAGGTCTCCAACGCGCTCGAGGCCGAACTCGGCGAATCCGAAAGCACCAAGCTGATCTGGAAGCCGGGCACCACCACCGAGCTCGATCTCGACGCCATGCAGACGCTGATGAAGCTGGTCGATGCGCTTGAGGACGACGATGACGTGCAGCGCGTCACCACCAATTTCGAAGCCTCCGACGAGGTCATGGCGCAGCTCTGA
- a CDS encoding FG-GAP repeat domain-containing protein encodes MEWGALRLRLSEEGAQRDVVIRLPQSRVFEDVAPRLVDLGGSMAAMVVESDLSRGARLALYTGDGLLAAAPFIGQRNRWLAPVGAGDLDGDGRIELAYIDRPHLAKTLRVWRYVPGSAELRAVAARRGLTNHRIGWGYIEGGLRDCGQGLEMITADAVWGRLMASRLSGGKIESRALGPYGEAALRAAMDCR; translated from the coding sequence GTGGAATGGGGCGCGCTGCGGCTGCGGCTGTCCGAGGAGGGCGCGCAGCGCGATGTGGTGATCCGCCTGCCGCAATCGCGGGTCTTCGAGGACGTGGCGCCCAGGCTTGTCGATCTCGGCGGCAGCATGGCGGCGATGGTGGTCGAAAGCGATCTCTCGCGCGGTGCGCGTCTGGCACTCTACACCGGGGACGGGCTGTTGGCGGCGGCGCCGTTCATCGGCCAGCGCAACCGCTGGCTGGCGCCGGTTGGGGCGGGAGATCTCGATGGCGACGGGCGGATCGAGCTCGCTTATATCGACCGGCCGCATCTGGCCAAGACCCTGCGCGTCTGGCGCTATGTTCCCGGCAGCGCCGAGTTGCGCGCCGTGGCGGCGCGGCGGGGGCTGACCAATCACCGCATCGGCTGGGGCTATATCGAGGGCGGTCTGCGCGATTGCGGGCAGGGGCTGGAGATGATCACGGCGGATGCCGTCTGGGGCCGGCTCATGGCCTCGCGCCTCAGCGGCGGCAAGATCGAGAGCCGCGCGCTCGGCCCCTATGGTGAGGCGGCACTGCGCGCCGCGATGGACTGCCGCTGA
- a CDS encoding NADPH:quinone oxidoreductase family protein has protein sequence MRALHLTSHESPPAFTDLPEETPGPGQIGLRIAACGLNFADLLMISGKYQDTPALPFTLGLEVAGTVEGLGDGVTGLAPGDRVAVYGGQGGLAEYGVFDATRAVRMPASMTPEDAAAFQIAYGTSHLALDHRARLQPGETLLVLGAAGGVGLTAVEIGKLMGATVIACARGPEKLEIARQAGADHLIDARTDDIRAAVKALGGADVVYDAVGGAQFEAAFRACKPEARLLSIGFASGDVPQIKANHLMVKNLTVMGLYWGGYLTFAPELLTGSLAQLFAWYEEGRIKPHISHVLPLARAEEGLDLLRNRKSTGKVVIRIPE, from the coding sequence ATGCGCGCCCTTCATCTCACGTCACATGAGTCGCCCCCCGCCTTCACCGATCTGCCAGAGGAAACACCCGGGCCGGGACAGATCGGACTGCGCATCGCGGCCTGCGGACTGAACTTCGCAGACCTGCTGATGATCTCCGGCAAGTATCAGGACACCCCCGCCCTGCCCTTCACGCTCGGGCTGGAGGTGGCCGGCACCGTCGAGGGGCTGGGCGACGGCGTCACCGGGCTCGCGCCGGGCGACCGGGTGGCGGTCTATGGCGGCCAGGGCGGCCTTGCGGAATATGGGGTTTTCGACGCCACGCGCGCGGTCAGGATGCCCGCCAGCATGACGCCGGAGGACGCGGCGGCCTTCCAGATCGCCTATGGCACCAGCCATCTGGCGCTGGACCATCGGGCGCGGCTGCAACCGGGCGAGACGCTGCTGGTGCTGGGCGCCGCCGGCGGCGTCGGGCTGACGGCGGTGGAGATCGGCAAGCTGATGGGCGCCACGGTGATCGCCTGCGCGCGCGGACCGGAAAAGCTCGAGATCGCGCGGCAGGCCGGGGCCGATCACCTGATCGACGCCAGAACCGACGATATCCGCGCGGCGGTGAAGGCGCTCGGCGGCGCGGATGTGGTCTATGATGCGGTGGGCGGCGCGCAGTTCGAAGCCGCCTTCCGCGCCTGCAAGCCCGAGGCGCGGCTGCTGAGCATCGGCTTTGCCAGCGGCGATGTGCCGCAGATCAAGGCCAACCACCTGATGGTCAAGAACCTCACCGTGATGGGGCTCTACTGGGGCGGCTACCTGACCTTCGCCCCCGAGCTGCTGACCGGCTCGCTGGCGCAGCTCTTTGCCTGGTACGAAGAGGGCCGGATCAAGCCCCATATCAGCCATGTGCTGCCGCTCGCGCGCGCCGAAGAGGGGCTGGATCTGCTGCGCAACCGCAAATCCACCGGCAAGGTGGTGATCCGCATTCCCGAATAG
- a CDS encoding alpha/beta fold hydrolase: MAEPLVLLPDLMCDARLFGPQIADLSREMAVMVAPVAGGERVEEVASGLLDVLPQRFALAGLGLGGIVAMELQRRAPDRVSRLMLMNTTPLAETPQQAAERDPLIIKARAGRLDEAVRALFPSDSLAPGPYRGEILAMLSDMADGLGLEVFVRQIRVLQRRRDQQSALRKLRVPVTVLCGAHDQLYPVKRQAFLAELIPGARLAVIEEAGHLPPLEAPDAVSAAIRAWMAEPMLLR, from the coding sequence ATGGCTGAGCCCCTCGTCCTGCTGCCCGATCTGATGTGCGATGCGCGGCTCTTTGGCCCGCAGATCGCAGATCTGTCGCGCGAGATGGCGGTGATGGTGGCGCCGGTCGCTGGCGGCGAGCGGGTCGAGGAAGTCGCCTCGGGGCTGCTCGACGTGTTGCCGCAGCGCTTTGCGCTGGCCGGGCTCGGGCTAGGCGGCATTGTCGCGATGGAGCTGCAACGGCGGGCGCCGGACCGGGTGTCGCGGCTGATGCTGATGAACACCACGCCACTGGCCGAGACGCCGCAGCAGGCGGCGGAGCGCGATCCGCTGATCATCAAGGCGCGGGCCGGGCGGCTCGACGAGGCGGTGCGTGCGCTCTTCCCGTCCGACAGCCTCGCGCCCGGGCCCTACCGGGGCGAGATCCTCGCCATGCTCTCGGATATGGCCGACGGGCTCGGGCTGGAGGTGTTCGTGCGGCAGATCCGCGTGCTGCAACGGCGCCGCGACCAGCAGAGCGCGCTGCGCAAGTTGCGGGTGCCGGTGACGGTGCTCTGCGGCGCCCATGACCAGCTCTACCCGGTCAAGCGTCAGGCCTTTCTGGCGGAACTCATCCCCGGCGCCCGGCTCGCGGTGATCGAGGAGGCGGGGCACCTGCCGCCGCTGGAGGCGCCGGATGCGGTGAGCGCCGCGATCCGGGCCTGGATGGCCGAGCCGATGCTGCTGCGCTGA